A stretch of Lysinibacillus agricola DNA encodes these proteins:
- a CDS encoding Dps family protein codes for MTQNLNKQLNKLVATWSVLYTKLHNYHWYVTGNTFFTLHAKFEELYNETTLNLDEIAERILSKDGNPVATLKEHLELSFVEEATGNETTEEMVATTISDFQKLMKALNSTMQLAAEEGDDRTEDLLNAMYQSLEKHTWMLKAFLGH; via the coding sequence ATGACACAAAACTTAAACAAACAATTGAATAAACTTGTCGCTACATGGTCTGTACTTTATACAAAGCTTCACAATTATCATTGGTATGTGACGGGAAATACCTTCTTTACACTACATGCAAAATTTGAAGAACTATATAATGAAACAACATTAAATCTAGATGAAATTGCAGAGCGTATTCTTTCGAAAGATGGAAACCCAGTGGCTACTTTAAAAGAACATCTCGAGCTATCCTTTGTCGAGGAAGCGACAGGGAATGAGACGACAGAGGAAATGGTAGCTACAACCATTTCAGATTTCCAAAAGCTGATGAAAGCTTTAAATTCAACAATGCAGCTTGCGGCTGAAGAAGGGGACGATCGAACAGAGGATTTACTAAATGCTATGTACCAGTCCCTTGAAAAGCATACATGGATGTTGAAGGCTTTCCTTGGGCACTAA
- a CDS encoding TetR/AcrR family transcriptional regulator has product MGNSEQTFKKILEVAYVMFSENGFDKTSLSMIAKEVGISKPAIYYYFQSKDQLIEYLFEEIYKEIKLEITFNYTDISKDNLIQKLLEIGYMSIEQQEKDIHFNKIFNQYMLLASRDEKYMKRLLELQACFLDGFYDLLKYAVQIEAICDSNIKAKAHMLAMVYDNIGNFMLTGIELDYKEIWQEAVDSVFREQKGKI; this is encoded by the coding sequence ATGGGTAATTCAGAACAAACATTTAAAAAAATTTTAGAAGTTGCGTACGTTATGTTTTCTGAAAATGGATTTGATAAAACAAGTCTATCCATGATTGCTAAAGAGGTAGGGATATCCAAACCAGCTATCTACTATTATTTTCAATCTAAAGATCAACTAATTGAATATTTGTTTGAAGAAATCTATAAAGAAATTAAACTTGAAATTACATTTAATTATACAGACATTTCGAAGGACAATCTAATACAAAAGCTATTGGAAATTGGCTACATGTCAATTGAGCAACAGGAAAAAGACATACATTTTAATAAAATATTTAATCAATATATGCTGTTAGCTTCCCGAGATGAAAAATATATGAAAAGGCTTTTAGAGCTCCAAGCATGTTTTTTAGACGGCTTTTATGATTTATTGAAATACGCTGTACAAATTGAGGCAATTTGCGATTCAAATATTAAAGCAAAAGCTCATATGCTTGCGATGGTCTACGATAATATCGGCAATTTTATGTTGACTGGAATTGAATTAGATTATAAAGAGATATGGCAGGAAGCTGTAGATAGTGTGTTCAGAGAGCAAAAAGGGAAAATATAG
- a CDS encoding OPT/YSL family transporter gives MNNKVLHPRALEPMTLLMVVFTSVIGAIIGLQLITTLGISANTSIVGAIFAMILGRIPIGKLIEFKSVHRQNLIQTAISAATFSAASSLMLPIGIPYVLGYENLVLPLFIGVILAMFVDALLLFKFFDTKIFPAAGTWPPGIATAEAIKAGDKGGKNAKVLIGGVLVGVVGAVLKIPMSAFGVAFIGNIWALTMFGIGLLLRGYSVQLFNVDLNEYYIPHGVMIGAGIVALFQVGFTLLNKKPSKETEGLVYSKDSKEIRQGFGAGFIAYLVIAVLIALLGGLTSDMSFGMLIGFIVFATIAAFVHELIVGIAAMHAGWFPAFAVAFITLIVGILIGFPPPALALLAGYSAATGVAFADMGYDLKTGFILRGNGSDPVLEKEGRKQQLIAGIIAFSISAIVVLLSYQSYFAQDLVAPVNHVYAATIQSGVTGDVAKQLLIWAIPGALIQLIGGSKRQMGILFATGLLLINPIAGWAVLVGILLRIIFTYVTKGKRESEMTVFAAGVIAGDALYSFFSSIFKIGK, from the coding sequence ATGAATAATAAAGTATTACATCCTAGGGCTTTAGAGCCTATGACTCTATTAATGGTAGTTTTTACATCTGTGATTGGTGCAATAATTGGGTTACAACTGATTACTACTTTAGGGATTTCGGCCAATACATCAATTGTTGGTGCCATATTTGCAATGATTTTAGGAAGAATTCCTATTGGTAAGCTTATAGAGTTTAAATCCGTTCATAGGCAAAATCTTATTCAAACTGCGATATCAGCAGCAACTTTTAGTGCAGCGAGCAGTTTAATGTTACCAATTGGTATTCCATATGTTTTAGGCTATGAAAATTTAGTATTACCATTGTTTATCGGTGTTATTTTAGCGATGTTTGTTGATGCTTTATTATTATTTAAATTTTTTGATACAAAGATTTTCCCAGCAGCAGGTACTTGGCCACCAGGAATTGCAACTGCTGAGGCGATTAAAGCTGGAGATAAAGGTGGTAAAAACGCAAAGGTTCTAATCGGTGGCGTTTTAGTCGGTGTTGTAGGAGCTGTACTTAAAATTCCAATGTCAGCTTTTGGGGTAGCGTTTATCGGAAATATTTGGGCACTTACAATGTTTGGAATCGGTCTTTTACTTAGGGGCTATTCTGTTCAACTATTTAATGTAGATTTAAACGAATATTATATACCGCATGGTGTAATGATTGGTGCTGGAATTGTGGCGCTATTCCAAGTAGGCTTTACATTATTAAATAAGAAACCTTCTAAAGAGACAGAAGGGTTGGTATATTCGAAGGATTCGAAAGAGATTAGACAGGGCTTTGGTGCAGGGTTTATTGCTTATTTAGTCATTGCAGTATTAATTGCGCTTTTGGGTGGTTTAACGTCAGATATGTCTTTCGGTATGTTGATAGGCTTCATCGTATTCGCAACAATTGCTGCATTTGTACATGAATTAATTGTTGGTATTGCTGCCATGCATGCAGGTTGGTTCCCAGCATTTGCAGTAGCATTTATAACGCTTATTGTCGGCATTTTAATTGGTTTTCCACCTCCGGCACTCGCTTTATTAGCTGGATATAGTGCAGCAACAGGTGTTGCCTTTGCGGATATGGGCTATGATTTAAAAACGGGTTTTATTTTACGTGGAAATGGTAGTGATCCAGTATTAGAAAAAGAAGGTCGTAAACAGCAGCTAATCGCTGGTATTATAGCTTTCTCTATTTCTGCCATTGTTGTTTTATTATCTTACCAATCTTATTTTGCGCAAGATTTAGTAGCACCTGTAAATCATGTGTATGCTGCTACCATTCAATCTGGTGTGACAGGTGACGTGGCTAAACAATTATTGATTTGGGCGATTCCAGGCGCATTGATTCAACTTATCGGTGGTTCGAAGAGACAAATGGGTATCCTGTTTGCAACTGGTTTATTACTGATCAATCCTATTGCTGGATGGGCTGTTTTAGTAGGTATTTTACTTCGCATTATTTTCACTTATGTGACGAAAGGTAAGAGAGAATCTGAGATGACTGTATTTGCAGCAGGCGTAATTGCTGGAGATGCTTTATATAGTTTCTTCTCTTCTATTTTTAAAATAGGAAAATAG
- a CDS encoding DMT family transporter encodes MSIQGKANLLMVIVTMFWGLSYTFMVMGLETLAVYNVVALRCIIAFFAAGIIFYKRMIKVDTKTLKYAAIQGLLLFIVFALSLFGLETTSVSNAGFILSLTVVLVPIFSSFIEKKLPSRAVSFAIVCTMLGITVLTTQGSLAFQKGDILVAIAALCYSIYLLLNSTFTRSVESISYGIYQLGFAGLYALVLTLIFETPTLPNTTTSWIAIIGLGVICSAFCFVGQTVAQQYTSATHTGLIFSLEPIFAAMFAMMFIGEGITIKILIGGSFILIGNLVAQLEHLHVLRFIKKHEHEKAIH; translated from the coding sequence ATGAGTATCCAAGGAAAAGCAAATTTATTGATGGTTATTGTGACAATGTTTTGGGGACTTTCTTATACCTTTATGGTAATGGGGCTTGAAACATTGGCCGTATATAATGTAGTGGCATTACGTTGTATCATCGCATTTTTCGCAGCAGGTATCATCTTTTACAAACGAATGATTAAGGTCGATACTAAAACATTAAAATATGCAGCTATTCAAGGGTTATTGTTATTCATTGTGTTCGCTCTCAGTTTATTCGGACTAGAAACAACTTCTGTATCAAATGCTGGATTTATTTTAAGTCTAACAGTTGTCTTAGTACCTATTTTCAGCAGTTTTATTGAAAAGAAATTACCTTCAAGAGCCGTTAGCTTTGCGATTGTTTGCACAATGCTTGGAATTACAGTTTTAACTACTCAAGGCTCATTGGCCTTTCAAAAAGGGGATATTTTAGTAGCCATCGCTGCACTATGTTATTCGATATACTTATTATTAAACAGTACATTTACACGAAGCGTTGAATCAATTTCCTATGGCATTTACCAGCTCGGTTTTGCTGGGCTTTATGCACTTGTATTAACATTAATTTTTGAAACACCAACTCTCCCAAATACAACGACTTCATGGATTGCCATTATAGGACTCGGTGTTATTTGTAGTGCATTTTGCTTCGTAGGTCAAACTGTTGCACAACAGTACACTTCTGCTACACATACAGGACTCATTTTTTCTTTAGAACCGATTTTTGCGGCGATGTTCGCCATGATGTTTATTGGTGAGGGAATAACGATAAAAATATTAATTGGAGGTAGCTTTATTCTAATCGGTAACCTTGTTGCTCAATTAGAGCACCTTCATGTATTACGCTTTATAAAAAAACACGAACATGAAAAAGCTATACATTAA
- a CDS encoding general stress protein, with translation MINEQNPQIEVAHTREEMLHILESMRLEAYQIEDIIHIIAKDPRQFEDVKWDADVKTHEVGNLVDQFKSWFTGESAVTEGLKRFNFTVGQTAYYAHHVEQGAIVLFAEREDSIESRTTSTLSEDNRLST, from the coding sequence ATGATAAATGAACAAAACCCACAAATTGAAGTGGCCCATACAAGGGAAGAAATGCTTCATATTTTAGAAAGTATGCGATTAGAAGCATATCAAATAGAGGACATTATCCACATTATTGCAAAGGATCCAAGGCAATTTGAGGATGTAAAATGGGATGCTGATGTTAAAACACATGAGGTAGGGAATTTGGTGGATCAATTTAAATCATGGTTTACCGGTGAATCGGCTGTAACAGAAGGATTAAAGAGATTCAATTTTACTGTGGGACAAACGGCGTACTATGCCCACCACGTAGAACAAGGTGCTATCGTATTATTTGCCGAGCGTGAGGATTCAATTGAGTCTAGGACAACATCAACTCTTTCGGAAGATAATCGCTTATCAACATGA
- a CDS encoding hydantoinase B/oxoprolinase family protein → MKKDVFAVEIIQDSLLAIGDEMFVALARSSMSPVIYEVLDYACGLTDAKGNLISQGNGVTSFIGMLSPMVQRVIEKFKNGEDLHEGDVIIINDPYVGGGSHLSDVGLVLPIFHNGEIIAYSANKAHWTEVGGMDPGSFTSNSNEIYQEGLQLPGVKLYRKGELNEAIYEIISTNVRLPELSIGDMFAQVAALKTGEKRIIELCQKFGAESVKLSIEKLLDKGEKIVELELQQLPKGEFYAEDFIEGDPLKGGPYPIKVKVTINDEKFICDFRGSHPAVYVPVNCSKFGLMASVRVMFLALLGDIDVINEGVFKRLTIITDENSIVSAKRPHPVSMNFEARIGAADLIWKALAPHLPERLSAGHLQSVCTFILTGKNPDNDESFLIVEPSVGGWGASNDEDGQSGQYCMGDGETYNLPVEIAETKYGIHIDEYSLNCDGAGAGKFRGGIGVRRVYTVNHDGQKVSVNLGRHQFAPFGLNGGKGGSHNYLMIHKKDGTKLGPVGVLANYELQKGDRIELVTATGGGYGNPNERSIQAIEKDLLNEYISLEAAEKQYGYNLGGDQRHK, encoded by the coding sequence ATGAAAAAAGACGTTTTTGCCGTAGAAATTATTCAGGATTCATTGCTAGCCATTGGAGATGAAATGTTTGTCGCCTTAGCTCGTTCATCAATGAGTCCAGTGATATATGAGGTATTAGATTATGCCTGTGGTTTAACAGATGCAAAAGGTAATTTAATCAGCCAAGGAAATGGTGTGACAAGTTTTATCGGAATGCTAAGTCCAATGGTTCAGCGTGTTATTGAAAAGTTTAAGAATGGTGAAGATTTACACGAAGGTGATGTCATCATTATTAATGATCCATATGTTGGAGGTGGATCGCATTTATCAGATGTTGGGTTAGTACTACCAATTTTCCACAATGGAGAAATTATCGCTTATTCTGCCAATAAAGCTCACTGGACAGAAGTTGGTGGGATGGACCCAGGTTCGTTTACGAGTAATTCCAATGAAATCTATCAAGAAGGCTTACAATTGCCAGGAGTAAAGCTCTATCGGAAAGGCGAGCTGAATGAAGCAATCTATGAAATCATATCTACGAATGTTCGTTTACCAGAGCTATCAATAGGAGATATGTTTGCCCAAGTTGCAGCATTAAAAACGGGAGAAAAACGAATCATTGAACTTTGTCAGAAATTCGGTGCTGAATCTGTTAAGTTGTCCATTGAAAAATTATTGGACAAGGGTGAAAAGATTGTTGAACTTGAACTACAACAATTGCCTAAAGGAGAGTTTTATGCGGAAGATTTTATTGAAGGAGATCCATTAAAAGGTGGACCATACCCTATCAAAGTAAAGGTGACAATAAATGATGAAAAATTCATTTGTGACTTTAGAGGATCACATCCTGCAGTTTATGTACCCGTAAACTGTTCGAAATTTGGATTAATGGCCAGTGTGAGAGTTATGTTTTTAGCGTTACTTGGTGATATTGATGTGATCAATGAAGGTGTATTTAAACGGTTAACAATCATTACAGATGAGAATTCAATTGTTTCTGCAAAACGACCACACCCAGTTTCGATGAATTTTGAGGCGCGTATTGGAGCAGCAGATTTAATCTGGAAAGCACTTGCACCTCACTTACCAGAAAGACTTTCAGCAGGACATTTACAGTCTGTTTGTACGTTTATTTTAACAGGTAAAAATCCAGACAACGATGAGTCATTCCTAATTGTTGAGCCATCTGTTGGTGGTTGGGGAGCGTCAAATGATGAAGATGGTCAAAGTGGGCAATATTGTATGGGCGATGGGGAAACTTATAACCTCCCTGTTGAGATTGCGGAGACAAAATACGGTATTCATATTGATGAATATAGCTTAAACTGCGATGGTGCAGGAGCTGGGAAATTTAGAGGCGGCATCGGTGTACGTCGTGTGTATACCGTGAATCATGATGGACAAAAGGTTTCAGTCAACTTAGGCAGACATCAATTTGCACCATTTGGCTTAAATGGCGGAAAGGGAGGCTCACATAACTATTTAATGATTCATAAAAAAGATGGTACAAAGCTCGGGCCAGTTGGTGTACTAGCGAATTATGAGTTGCAAAAAGGAGACCGAATAGAGCTTGTTACAGCAACAGGTGGCGGTTATGGCAATCCAAACGAGCGAAGTATTCAGGCAATAGAAAAAGACTTGTTAAATGAATATATTTCTTTAGAGGCAGCAGAAAAACAGTATGGTTATAACCTGGGCGGTGATCAGCGTCACAAATGA
- a CDS encoding cold-shock protein produces the protein MQQGSVKWFNNEKGYGFIECDDGEDVFVHFTGIQEEGFRTLEEGQKVSFDVVEGNRGPQASNVVKL, from the coding sequence ATGCAACAGGGAAGCGTAAAGTGGTTCAATAATGAAAAAGGTTACGGCTTTATTGAATGTGATGATGGAGAAGATGTATTTGTACATTTTACGGGCATCCAAGAGGAAGGCTTCCGTACACTTGAAGAAGGTCAAAAGGTATCATTTGATGTAGTGGAAGGTAATCGTGGACCACAGGCGTCAAATGTTGTTAAATTATAA
- a CDS encoding VOC family protein, translating to MTLYFDHLVHQVQSPENTQVFLNKRNIHTVNGGQHTMWGTYNSLSYFGLNYIEQIAIYDRDLFENAAKLPYSLHYTFKRTNERYGFSRIALRTKNIEEEGRRLRALGFEVYGPDACSRTRPDGSVVEWKLLHFGKPGQAIDFPFLIEWADADEERVAQLKASGAIDMKQSITMESVQFYVKDVQTTIKLWQEVLQLPEPEQHAQFISLQLPNIRLDFYEEVAATALTLGHLNEGPFGVTLKDTDRMKETLVFPTAFYWINR from the coding sequence ATGACATTATATTTTGACCATCTAGTTCACCAAGTTCAATCACCAGAAAATACACAGGTTTTCTTAAACAAACGCAATATCCATACAGTTAACGGTGGTCAACACACAATGTGGGGGACATACAATTCGTTAAGCTACTTTGGATTAAACTATATAGAGCAAATAGCAATCTATGATCGTGATTTATTTGAAAATGCTGCGAAATTACCTTATTCCCTACATTATACGTTTAAGCGTACTAACGAGCGCTATGGTTTTTCACGAATTGCATTACGTACAAAAAATATTGAGGAAGAGGGACGACGTTTGCGTGCACTTGGCTTTGAAGTGTATGGACCTGACGCTTGTAGTCGCACAAGACCAGATGGCTCCGTGGTAGAATGGAAGCTATTGCATTTTGGGAAACCAGGCCAGGCAATTGATTTTCCCTTTTTGATCGAGTGGGCTGATGCAGATGAGGAACGTGTTGCACAATTAAAGGCAAGTGGCGCCATTGATATGAAACAATCAATAACGATGGAGTCCGTGCAATTTTATGTAAAAGATGTGCAAACTACTATTAAATTATGGCAGGAAGTATTACAACTACCAGAACCTGAGCAACATGCACAGTTTATTTCCTTGCAATTACCAAATATTCGTTTAGATTTTTATGAAGAAGTTGCTGCAACTGCTCTAACGCTAGGTCATTTAAATGAAGGGCCGTTTGGGGTGACACTTAAAGATACTGACAGAATGAAGGAAACGCTAGTTTTTCCAACTGCTTTTTATTGGATCAATCGTTGA
- a CDS encoding formate--tetrahydrofolate ligase, with translation MTTKNQPLTDLEIASQAVMKPITEIAKAAGIPEDALEQYGRYKAKIDPLKITARGEDAKVVLVTAISPTPAGEGKSTVTVGLADALHQLDKNVAVALREPSLGPVMGVKGGATGGGYAQVVPMEDINLHFTGDLHAITTANNALSAFIDNHIHQGNALNIDPRRIIWKRVMDLNDRALRKVVVGLGGPVQGMPREDGFDITVASEIMAVFCLATSIEDLRERLASIVIGYTFDREPVFVRDLQVEGSLTLLLKDAFKPNLVQTLEGTPAIIHGGPFANIAHGCNSIMATQTARKLADIVVTEAGFGSDLGAEKFMNIKARKGGFKPSAVVIVATIRALKMHGGVAKTELVGENVEALLQGIENLEKHVETIRTFGVEPIIALNRFITDTEAELAAVLNWCQEKHVRIARTNVWEEGGKGGLALAEQVLAVLEEENNFSPLYDVSESIEEKVRTIVQKVYGGKDVQFTDQAKKQITQIEKFGWDSLPICMAKTQYSLSDQPSLLGRPEGFTVTIREVIPKLGAGFLVCLTGDIMTMPGLPKAPAALRMDVDNEGHAVGLF, from the coding sequence ATGACAACGAAAAATCAACCTTTAACAGATCTAGAAATCGCTAGTCAAGCGGTTATGAAGCCTATTACAGAAATAGCGAAAGCTGCAGGCATTCCAGAGGATGCACTTGAACAGTATGGTCGCTACAAAGCAAAAATTGATCCATTAAAAATTACAGCACGGGGTGAGGACGCAAAGGTTGTATTAGTAACAGCCATTAGTCCAACTCCAGCAGGTGAAGGGAAATCAACTGTAACTGTTGGACTTGCTGACGCACTTCATCAATTGGATAAAAATGTTGCTGTTGCTTTACGTGAGCCATCACTCGGTCCTGTAATGGGTGTAAAAGGTGGCGCAACAGGTGGTGGATATGCACAGGTTGTACCGATGGAAGATATTAATTTGCATTTCACAGGCGACCTGCACGCGATTACGACAGCGAATAATGCATTATCAGCATTTATTGATAATCATATCCACCAAGGAAATGCATTAAACATTGACCCTCGTCGTATTATTTGGAAGCGTGTAATGGATTTAAATGACCGTGCCCTTCGTAAAGTAGTTGTGGGTCTCGGTGGTCCTGTACAAGGGATGCCACGTGAGGACGGCTTCGACATTACCGTTGCATCAGAAATAATGGCAGTCTTCTGTTTAGCTACAAGCATTGAAGATTTACGTGAACGTTTAGCAAGCATCGTGATCGGTTATACATTTGATCGTGAGCCCGTATTCGTACGTGATCTTCAAGTGGAAGGTTCCTTAACATTATTATTAAAAGATGCTTTTAAACCAAACTTAGTTCAAACGCTTGAAGGGACACCTGCCATTATTCACGGTGGACCATTTGCCAACATCGCACATGGTTGTAACTCGATAATGGCGACACAAACTGCACGTAAATTAGCTGATATTGTTGTAACGGAAGCGGGCTTTGGTTCAGATTTAGGTGCTGAAAAATTCATGAACATTAAAGCGCGTAAAGGAGGCTTTAAGCCAAGTGCAGTTGTTATCGTAGCAACGATTCGTGCATTAAAAATGCATGGCGGTGTAGCGAAAACAGAACTAGTTGGCGAAAATGTAGAAGCACTTTTACAAGGGATTGAAAACCTAGAGAAGCATGTGGAGACAATTCGTACATTTGGTGTTGAACCAATTATCGCGTTAAATCGCTTTATTACAGATACAGAGGCTGAGCTTGCAGCAGTATTAAACTGGTGTCAAGAGAAGCATGTACGCATTGCACGTACAAACGTTTGGGAAGAGGGCGGTAAAGGTGGTCTAGCCCTAGCAGAACAAGTGTTAGCTGTACTTGAGGAAGAAAACAATTTCTCACCTTTATATGATGTTTCAGAATCTATTGAGGAAAAAGTACGTACAATCGTGCAAAAAGTATATGGTGGGAAAGATGTGCAATTTACCGACCAAGCGAAAAAGCAAATCACCCAAATCGAAAAATTCGGTTGGGATTCTCTGCCGATTTGTATGGCGAAAACGCAGTATTCTTTATCCGACCAACCAAGTTTACTCGGTCGTCCAGAAGGCTTCACGGTAACAATTCGTGAGGTTATTCCAAAGCTTGGTGCAGGCTTCCTAGTTTGCTTAACTGGGGATATTATGACAATGCCAGGTTTACCAAAAGCACCTGCTGCATTGCGTATGGATGTTGATAATGAAGGGCATGCGGTAGGATTGTTCTAA
- a CDS encoding phosphopantothenoylcysteine decarboxylase yields MGTLRGKTVLITSGGTLEKWDRVRGHTNLSKGSMGCYLAEAALAAGANVLYMHGYFAQLPTNKDKMRTIRFEGIEDLGEKVRHAVQEEKVDIVIMAAAGSDWLIDKVYDQSGNLMEEAGKMPSDEPPIIHFKKAPKVLGQIKEWQPNVTLVGFKLEATDDEDFLLSRARLRMESANAQFMVANSSQSLYGGDEPHWIVPAEGEPIKIMGKQKTAKALMDFLQND; encoded by the coding sequence ATGGGGACATTACGAGGTAAGACCGTACTCATTACAAGTGGGGGAACACTTGAAAAATGGGATCGTGTGCGTGGGCATACGAATTTATCAAAAGGGTCGATGGGCTGTTATTTAGCTGAGGCGGCACTAGCGGCTGGGGCAAACGTATTGTATATGCATGGTTATTTTGCGCAGCTGCCAACAAACAAAGATAAAATGCGTACCATTCGATTTGAAGGTATAGAAGATTTAGGCGAGAAAGTTCGACATGCTGTTCAGGAAGAAAAGGTGGATATCGTTATTATGGCTGCTGCTGGTTCTGATTGGCTCATTGATAAAGTATATGACCAATCAGGGAATTTAATGGAGGAAGCAGGTAAAATGCCATCTGATGAGCCACCTATTATTCACTTTAAAAAGGCGCCTAAAGTATTAGGTCAAATAAAAGAGTGGCAGCCGAATGTTACTTTAGTAGGCTTTAAACTCGAGGCAACAGATGATGAGGATTTTTTACTGTCCCGCGCACGTCTACGGATGGAGTCGGCCAACGCTCAGTTTATGGTAGCTAATAGCTCACAGTCTTTATATGGAGGAGATGAGCCACACTGGATTGTACCGGCTGAAGGCGAACCAATAAAGATTATGGGCAAGCAAAAAACAGCGAAAGCATTAATGGATTTTTTACAAAATGATTAA
- a CDS encoding LysR family transcriptional regulator: MSLVKYEILNKVAEVASFTRAAEALGLTQSAVSHAVSSLEKEFGFALIHRSRAGVTLTSEGDTMLRAMRHVLDAEELLQQEAAHILGVTRGKVRIGVISSISSNWMPEIVRIMDNQFPGIQVELREGDYYEIEQWLLSGEVDAGFLNGQNSGQFQFTELQQDPLLCIVSDKSPLYDKAEIDIVELEDMPFILNSHKGTNDVNVILEQYHVKPNIRFELSEDVGIISMISHQLGISILPKLVINNLPLTLKAIPLKQGGYRTIGIAMKHQASPVTKKFAEILSSWLKEQNMK; the protein is encoded by the coding sequence ATGAGTTTAGTGAAATATGAGATTTTGAATAAAGTGGCTGAGGTAGCAAGCTTTACAAGAGCAGCGGAGGCTTTAGGTTTAACCCAATCTGCTGTAAGTCACGCTGTCTCAAGCTTAGAAAAGGAGTTCGGCTTTGCACTCATTCACAGAAGTCGAGCGGGTGTCACGTTAACTAGCGAAGGAGATACAATGCTAAGAGCAATGAGACATGTCCTCGACGCAGAGGAGCTATTACAGCAGGAAGCAGCACATATACTTGGCGTTACTCGTGGGAAAGTGCGAATTGGCGTAATTTCAAGTATCTCCTCAAACTGGATGCCGGAAATTGTTCGTATTATGGACAATCAATTTCCTGGTATACAAGTCGAATTGCGAGAGGGAGATTATTATGAAATTGAACAATGGCTACTGAGTGGAGAGGTGGATGCAGGATTTTTAAATGGTCAAAATTCTGGGCAATTTCAGTTTACCGAACTACAGCAGGATCCATTGCTGTGTATTGTCTCCGATAAAAGCCCGCTTTATGATAAAGCAGAAATTGATATTGTTGAATTAGAAGATATGCCATTTATCTTGAATTCGCATAAAGGGACAAATGATGTAAATGTAATTTTGGAGCAATATCATGTAAAGCCAAATATTCGCTTTGAACTATCAGAAGATGTAGGGATCATTTCGATGATTTCTCACCAGCTAGGAATTAGTATTTTACCGAAATTAGTTATAAATAATTTGCCGCTTACATTAAAGGCAATTCCTTTGAAACAAGGTGGCTATCGCACAATTGGAATTGCTATGAAACACCAGGCATCACCGGTGACAAAGAAATTTGCGGAGATATTAAGTTCCTGGTTAAAAGAACAAAATATGAAATAA
- a CDS encoding YezD family protein → MTQQAKVDDKKLEAIAKAIQHLEFGEVHITIQDGVIVQINRLEKQRFPQKK, encoded by the coding sequence ATGACTCAACAGGCAAAGGTAGATGACAAAAAACTAGAGGCAATTGCAAAGGCAATTCAACATTTAGAATTTGGAGAAGTACACATTACGATTCAAGATGGTGTCATTGTTCAAATTAACAGACTTGAAAAGCAGAGATTTCCACAGAAAAAGTAA
- a CDS encoding flavin reductase family protein: MTDRVAAFKLALGNYPTGVTVVTACNDADEPIGITVNSFASVSIDPLLILWSLDKKSQLHPYFTAADKFAVNILASNQEHLCTLFSSKIPDRFAQAKWSTSVHGLPILHDTVATLQCKTFQQIDAGDHTILIGQVIEIDNAQKEPLLYHRRHIGEIPNSFYE, translated from the coding sequence ATGACAGACAGAGTAGCAGCTTTTAAATTAGCATTAGGTAATTATCCAACAGGCGTTACGGTTGTCACAGCTTGTAATGATGCAGATGAACCTATTGGCATAACTGTCAATTCCTTTGCGTCAGTCTCCATAGATCCACTCCTTATTTTATGGTCGCTCGATAAAAAATCACAGCTGCATCCATATTTTACAGCAGCCGACAAGTTTGCTGTCAATATTTTAGCGAGCAATCAGGAGCATTTATGTACGCTATTTTCAAGTAAAATACCGGATCGTTTCGCTCAGGCAAAGTGGTCAACTTCCGTTCACGGTCTTCCGATTTTACACGATACAGTAGCCACTTTACAATGTAAAACATTTCAGCAAATCGATGCGGGAGATCATACGATACTTATTGGGCAGGTCATAGAAATTGATAATGCACAGAAGGAGCCCCTACTCTATCATCGTAGACATATTGGTGAAATCCCTAATAGTTTTTATGAATAA